Within the Mucilaginibacter sp. CSA2-8R genome, the region CCGGGTCAGATTGGCTATTGAAAAATAAAGTGGCTTGACTAAAGTGATCGAAAAAGCTTTTGCTGCGCGCCCTCACTTTACTGGCTGCAATTCTTTCCGGATAGCTGGCAAAGCCGCCTTCGGATGTTTTTGCCTGGCGTGGGTCGTTATTGCCAATAGCGTTGGGGCTGTAACTGGTTTTACCTTTGTTAATGGTTTGCCGCATAAAACCGTCGCGTTGATTGTTGTGCACGGGTACTACAGGTCTGTTAATAGGAATTTCCTGAAAGTTTGGACCGCCTAAACGGGTTAGCTGTGTATCAGTGTAAGAGAATAAGCGGCCTTGCAAAAGCGGATCATTCGAAAAATCTATACCTGGTACAATATGACCTAAGTGAAAAGCCACCTGCTCTGTTTCGGCGAAAAAGTTGTCTGGATTACGGTTCAGCGTCATCTTACCGATACGTTGTACAGGCACTAATTCTTCGGGAATGATTTTAGTTGAATCGAGTAAATCAAACTCGTACTTAAATTCATCTTCCTCCGGCACAATTTGCACTCCTAATTCCCACTCCGGAAAAGCGCCGCTGTCAATCGCGTCCCACAAGTCACGACGGTGAAAGTCGGGGTCTTTGCCCGATATATTTTGAGCTTCGTCCCAGGCAACAGAATGCACGCCTAATAGAGGTTTCCAATGAAATTTTACAAAGCAGGCCTTACCTTCGTCGTTTACAAAACGGAAAGTGTGCACGCCAAACCCTTCCATCATACGTAAGCTGCGCGGCAGGGCACGGTCACTCATGGCCCACATAATCATGTGTGCCGACTCAGGCGTCAATGAAATAAAATCCCAAAAAGTATCATGAGCTGAAGCAGCCTGAGGTATTTCGTTATCCGGCTCCGGTTTCACAGCGTGAATTAAATCCGGAAACTTGATGGCATCCTGAATAAAAAATACCGGTATGTTATTGCCCACCAAGTCAAAGTTGCCCTCTTGGGTATAAAAGCGTACCGCAAAACCCCGCACATCGCGCGCCATATCGGTCGACCCTTTTGAACCTGCTACAGTAGAGAAACGAACGAATACAGGTGTTTCAACCTCGGTATCGTTTAGAAAATTAGCCTTAGTAAGCGACGATTGAGATTCGTACAATTTAAAAACACCATGTGCGCCCGAACCACGTGCATGTACTACACGTTCAGGTATACGTTCGTGATCAAAGTGAGTGATTTTTTCGCGCAGAATAAAATCCTCCAACAAGGTTGGACCACGGTCTCCGGCTTTTAATGAATTATTATCGTCATTGATTTTTAGGCCGGTATTAGTGGTCATAAACTCGCCGGTGGCATCAGCAGTATGTGGCGCCAGATTTTCGGTTTTTAGATTTGCCGGCTGTGCACCTTTATCTAAATTTTTAGTATCAGCTGTAGGATCGTTTTTCATTAATAAATTTTTGTTTGAGTTGAGAGGACTTACTAATAGTTAACCTTAATGGGGGGCCTATGTTTCGATTGTTAAAACTATTTGTGCCAGGCGTACAAGGTTGGCCTTTAAAATAAATGGATGCAATTACAGAAGGTTTGGTTTGATTTAAGCCAGCCAATGCTCTGTCTTTAATCTATATTTACGGCGTACTGATTAAATTATGATGAAGATCGCATTACTAATTTTTGCTGTTTTTTTAGGTTTCAACGCTTGGGCACAGGAAGGGCCGCCACCTAAAGTTTTTAATACGGCTTTTAAAAAGGGGACATATTACATCATTAAAAAGCCAATAACACCACATGCAAGGGGAGTTATGGTTATGTTGCCTGGCTTAACGGATGCAGTGTACTCGCCGCTTTTTCAGTCACCTTTGGCCGATTCGATGTACAGAAACGGCTATACAATAATGATTCCGGTATTGTCTGATGATAATATGCATTTAGCCATAAAAGACGACGACATGCAAAATTTAAGACTAATGTTATCTAATTTGCTGCTAAC harbors:
- a CDS encoding catalase, encoding MKNDPTADTKNLDKGAQPANLKTENLAPHTADATGEFMTTNTGLKINDDNNSLKAGDRGPTLLEDFILREKITHFDHERIPERVVHARGSGAHGVFKLYESQSSLTKANFLNDTEVETPVFVRFSTVAGSKGSTDMARDVRGFAVRFYTQEGNFDLVGNNIPVFFIQDAIKFPDLIHAVKPEPDNEIPQAASAHDTFWDFISLTPESAHMIMWAMSDRALPRSLRMMEGFGVHTFRFVNDEGKACFVKFHWKPLLGVHSVAWDEAQNISGKDPDFHRRDLWDAIDSGAFPEWELGVQIVPEEDEFKYEFDLLDSTKIIPEELVPVQRIGKMTLNRNPDNFFAETEQVAFHLGHIVPGIDFSNDPLLQGRLFSYTDTQLTRLGGPNFQEIPINRPVVPVHNNQRDGFMRQTINKGKTSYSPNAIGNNDPRQAKTSEGGFASYPERIAASKVRARSKSFFDHFSQATLFFNSQSDPEKNHIVDALSFELGKVKTVAIRERMLVFLSEIDKSLATQVAYALGLHIPKKLENQLNQNIPADANPADYASTKGESSVDKSDALSMANTIKDSIKTRKVAIIAADGVDEKSLSVIKKAIEDAGGVTEVIAPRLGYITSANDEKIHVDESLLTAASVLFDAVYVPGGTNSVATLEAEGDAVHFLNEAFKHCKPIAADEQAQQVLEATYFSKKVENDEGVITGSDAQQLATQFVEAIKQHRFWQREKSRKIPA